In Deltaproteobacteria bacterium, the sequence TCGCCTTGTCCTGCTCTTCAACGGCCCTGGCCCATTCCCTCTGGATCAACGCATTTGAATCCCGCGCCCACGGATCGCACCACGCCATGGTCTCCCTGGGTTGGGGCCACGCCCTGCCCATGGACGACGTCATGAGTTCCAAGGACGGACGTATCGCCCTGGACAGCTTTGACCTGATCGATCCTTCCATGACCAGGTCCCCCTTGCGCCTGCCCGAACCCAAACCCGCTGAAACGGTGCTGAACACTGACAATGCCGACGTGATAACCGCGGACATGGCCCTGCAGAAGGTCGGCCTGAAAAAGGACGGCGCTCCGGGCGTCTATCAGTTGGCCGCCGTGTCCACTCCCTCCTTTTTCACCCAATACATCGACAAGAGCGGCAAGCAACGTCTGCAGATGAAGCCTCGCGACGAGATCAAAGACATCGACAAAGTCCTCATGTCGGTCAAGTATCAGGCCTTTGCCAAATCCTTCCTGACAGTCGACCGGTGGATCAACCCCAAACCACTCGGCCACGGCCTGGAGATCATCCCCCGAACCGACCTGGGCGACCTCCATGTCGGGGATCTGGTAGAGGTCGACGTTCTCTTCTACGGTCAGCCTCTGACGGCCACGGCCAAGAGCATCGAATACATCACGGCCCATGGCGTCGGATTCGGCCAGAGCGACGGATTCGCCCTGTTCTCCTATCTCATGGACGGCAAGGCCCAGTTCAGGGTCCAGGCTGCCGGGCAGTGGATGATCGGCGTCAGCCACAAGGACGACGTCACCCCCGACGGTCCCCTCAAGGATCTCGTGGGCAAGGCCGATCAAGTCTACCACGGAGCCAGTCTGACCTTCACCGTGAAATAAACCTCCTCCCATTGCGTGACGTCCGGCTCGGCCTGATCGGGCCGGACGTCAACCTGCGAAACGCCCGGCCCTGGCATCCAGATCCGGGTCTGATTTTCTCCCCGCCAGAATTCCGCCTCGGGGCATGATTATTCCCGGCCCGGGGAGACCTTGTCCCGATTCATCGGCACTCTTCTCTCACAATTTCGACAACCCATCCCTTTTGCGAGGTTTTCATGAGCACATCGACCACTGACTTTCCCGATTATGGCCGCCTGTACGCCATGGCTACCGGAGCCGTTCAGGCTCGGCTGATCCAGACCGGGCTCGAACTCGAACTCTTCGACCACCTGGAAACCCCGCGCACGGCCGAGGAGACGGCCGATCATCTGCGGACCCATCCCGGCAACACGGCCATGTACCTCGACGCCCTGGCCTGCATCGGCCTGCTCTCCAAGCACAATGGGCTCTATCTGAACAGGTCCGAGGCCTCGCTCTATCTGTGTTCGAAGAGTCCGGTCTTCATGGGCGGACTGATCCGCCTGGTCACGGATATGTGCGTGGTACCCCTCCAGAATCTGACCGGCTTGGTCCGGATCGGTCCCGACCCCAATCCCGCCGATGCGCATTTCTCCTCGGAAGACTTGTGGGCCGAGTCGGCCAGGGTCAGCGCGGCCTGGGTAAAGGGCGGCGCCGGCGCGCTCATGGCCGGCCATTTGGCCGCACTGCCGGAATTTCCCTCCTTCCGGACCATGCTCGACCTGGGCGGCGGTCACGGGGTGTTCGCCCAGGCCTTTGTCCTCGCCCATCCGGAGATGACGGCCGTGGTCTTCGATCGGCCGGCCGCGACCGCCGTGGCCAACGAGTTCGTCCGCAAGGCCGGGCTTGAAAACCGGGTCTACACCAGAAGCGGCGACTACCTCCGGGACGACATTGGACAGGGGTACGATTTGATCTGGGCCTGCGCCACCCTCAATTTCACCCGCCACGACCTGGATCGGCTGATCGCCAAGATCCTCGGGGCACTGAACCCCGGGGGAGTCTTCATCGCCTTTCAGGACGGATTGACGCATGAGCGGACCCAGCCGGATATGCTCCTGGGCCATCTTGCCACGGCCCTGACCGCCGGCAGTACCTTTTATTTCGACCAGGGCGAGATCGCCGCGTCCATGCTGCGCTGCGGGTTCAAATCCGTGCACTCGCGGACCGTGAAAACGCCCATGGGCGATATGGATATGGATACCGCCCGCAAGGCATGAGACCGCAACGTCATGGCGGGTTCAGGCATGAAATTCAAAGATCCTTGTATTCAACGTAATGTAAACAAGGGAAAGAAGGAATGGAACAGAAAATCAAAATTGAAAAAGGAACCGTTCAGGAAACCCTCCTTCTGCCGTTATGGGGCAGGGCATATGAAACACAAAGGAAAAACCCGAGACTGGTTGATGAAGACGCAGTAAAAATCATTAAGCATTTTGATTACGATTTTTCGGATATCGAAAAAAGCCAAGCCATGTCCCAGCATGGATGGGTCGCCCGCAGTCTGCATACGGACAAAATGACCCTTTCATTTATGAAAAGACATCCCGAGGCGACCATTGTCAATATCGGCTGCGGAATGGATACCACATTCAACCGTATAGATAACGGCAAAATCATGTTTTACGAGCTTGACCTGCCGGATGTGATGGCAATCAGAATGAATTTCTATGAAGACAGTGATCGGCATAAAAGCATTGCTTCTTCATTTCTGAAAACCGAATGGTTCAAGGAAATAGAAGTCCGGGACGGTTTGCTGTTTTTGGCCGGGGGTGTTTTCATGTATTTCGAAGAAAAACAAATTAAATCTTTCTTCATTCAAATAGCGGACTACTTTAAGAACTGCGAGTTTTTCTTTGATTCACTGTCTCCCATGGGAATGAAAATTGCGAAGAAGCAGGTATTGAAAAAAGGAGGAATGGAGATGTCCATGGATGGCGGATGGGGACTGAAACCTGTGCGCTCCATCGAAAAATGGGATCATCGGATGAAGATCATAAGTGCAATGCCCATGTCA encodes:
- a CDS encoding DUF4198 domain-containing protein, with the protein product MSCSSTALAHSLWINAFESRAHGSHHAMVSLGWGHALPMDDVMSSKDGRIALDSFDLIDPSMTRSPLRLPEPKPAETVLNTDNADVITADMALQKVGLKKDGAPGVYQLAAVSTPSFFTQYIDKSGKQRLQMKPRDEIKDIDKVLMSVKYQAFAKSFLTVDRWINPKPLGHGLEIIPRTDLGDLHVGDLVEVDVLFYGQPLTATAKSIEYITAHGVGFGQSDGFALFSYLMDGKAQFRVQAAGQWMIGVSHKDDVTPDGPLKDLVGKADQVYHGASLTFTVK
- a CDS encoding methyltransferase domain-containing protein; protein product: MSTSTTDFPDYGRLYAMATGAVQARLIQTGLELELFDHLETPRTAEETADHLRTHPGNTAMYLDALACIGLLSKHNGLYLNRSEASLYLCSKSPVFMGGLIRLVTDMCVVPLQNLTGLVRIGPDPNPADAHFSSEDLWAESARVSAAWVKGGAGALMAGHLAALPEFPSFRTMLDLGGGHGVFAQAFVLAHPEMTAVVFDRPAATAVANEFVRKAGLENRVYTRSGDYLRDDIGQGYDLIWACATLNFTRHDLDRLIAKILGALNPGGVFIAFQDGLTHERTQPDMLLGHLATALTAGSTFYFDQGEIAASMLRCGFKSVHSRTVKTPMGDMDMDTARKA
- a CDS encoding class I SAM-dependent methyltransferase, translating into MEQKIKIEKGTVQETLLLPLWGRAYETQRKNPRLVDEDAVKIIKHFDYDFSDIEKSQAMSQHGWVARSLHTDKMTLSFMKRHPEATIVNIGCGMDTTFNRIDNGKIMFYELDLPDVMAIRMNFYEDSDRHKSIASSFLKTEWFKEIEVRDGLLFLAGGVFMYFEEKQIKSFFIQIADYFKNCEFFFDSLSPMGMKIAKKQVLKKGGMEMSMDGGWGLKPVRSIEKWDHRMKIISAMPMSKGMKNGVPLPVKIMAFMADMLGVCSMVHMRIHSSN